A region of Nostoc sp. 'Peltigera membranacea cyanobiont' N6 DNA encodes the following proteins:
- a CDS encoding YkvA family protein produces the protein MKFSIQSLYTWYRNVLRNPKYRWWVILGTLVYLVSPIDILPDFIPVAGQIDDVFLLTLLVSEVSGLVIEGWKARKGDLGTEAPNTTEASTTTPSTIDVDAVSVK, from the coding sequence ATGAAATTTTCAATCCAATCACTTTACACCTGGTATCGCAATGTGCTTCGTAACCCGAAGTACCGTTGGTGGGTAATTTTAGGAACGCTAGTCTATTTGGTCAGTCCAATTGATATTCTCCCAGATTTTATACCCGTTGCGGGACAGATTGATGATGTTTTCCTTTTGACTCTGCTAGTTAGTGAAGTGTCTGGACTGGTGATTGAAGGCTGGAAAGCTCGTAAGGGCGATCTAGGCACTGAAGCACCTAATACTACTGAGGCTTCTACTACCACTCCAAGCACTATCGATGTTGATGCCGTTTCAGTTAAGTAG
- a CDS encoding type II toxin-antitoxin system HicB family antitoxin: MERLVNIHIEKLPEGVYLATSDELQGLVAQGRTVAKTLEIARDVARKLL, encoded by the coding sequence ATGGAAAGATTGGTAAACATCCACATTGAGAAATTACCTGAAGGCGTTTATTTAGCAACATCTGATGAGCTTCAAGGTTTAGTAGCTCAAGGACGGACTGTTGCTAAAACTTTAGAAATTGCCCGTGATGTAGCGCGTAAGTTATTATAA
- a CDS encoding SMI1/KNR4 family protein — protein sequence MSLLTDALDRILNWFQQNKPSYAFSLQPRLAYEEIEEKVKNLPFTLPTEVYELYQWQNGMRICKGEKIAQFFHGYTFLSLEDAIDEYNQLIGLCDDPELDYEWDKDLNEELAEMVDMTNGFIIPELNKEENELQVEIVNADIWKSDWFPIFYHDPKSYIIVTCKDKYFAFISEIYLQSIEDGEPKTIFNSLTNMMLDIAERCDTSK from the coding sequence ATGTCACTGTTAACAGATGCTTTAGACAGAATTCTAAATTGGTTCCAGCAAAACAAACCCTCTTATGCTTTTTCTCTGCAACCAAGATTAGCTTATGAAGAAATTGAAGAAAAAGTTAAAAACTTGCCCTTTACCTTGCCAACAGAAGTTTATGAACTTTACCAATGGCAGAATGGTATGCGTATATGTAAAGGAGAAAAAATAGCGCAGTTTTTTCATGGATACACTTTTCTTTCCCTAGAAGATGCAATTGATGAATACAACCAGCTAATAGGGTTGTGTGATGATCCTGAACTTGATTATGAGTGGGATAAAGATTTAAATGAAGAATTAGCTGAAATGGTTGATATGACAAATGGATTTATTATTCCAGAACTAAATAAAGAAGAAAATGAATTACAAGTAGAAATTGTTAATGCTGATATTTGGAAATCAGATTGGTTTCCTATTTTTTATCATGACCCTAAGTCATATATAATTGTTACTTGTAAAGATAAATATTTTGCATTTATTTCAGAAATATATCTACAATCAATTGAAGATGGAGAACCAAAAACTATTTTTAATAGCCTCACAAATATGATGTTAGATATAGCAGAACGCTGTGATACAAGTAAATAA
- the groL gene encoding chaperonin GroEL (60 kDa chaperone family; promotes refolding of misfolded polypeptides especially under stressful conditions; forms two stacked rings of heptamers to form a barrel-shaped 14mer; ends can be capped by GroES; misfolded proteins enter the barrel where they are refolded when GroES binds), translated as MAKRIIYNENARRALERGIDILAEAVAVTLGPKGRNVVLEKKFGAPQIVNDGVTIAKEIELEDHIENTGVALIRQAASKTNDAAGDGTTTATVLAHAIVKEGLRNVAAGANAISLKRGIDKATAFLVDKIKEHARPVEDSKAIAQVGAISAGNDEEVGQMIAQAMDKVGKEGVISLEEGKSMFTELEITEGMRFDKGYISPYFATDPERMEAVFDEPFILLTDKKIALVQDLVPVLEQVARAGRPLVIIAEDIEKEALATLVVNRLRGVLNVAAVKAPGFGDRRKALLEDIAVLTGGQLITEDAGLKLDNTKLDSLGKARRITITKDSTTIVAEGNEAAVKARVEQIRRQIDETESSYDKEKLQERLAKLSGGVAVVKVGAATETEMKDKKLRLEDAINATKAAVEEGIVPGGGTTLAHLAPELEVWAKENLKDEELIGALIVVRALPAPLKRIAENAGQNGAVIAERVKEKEFNVGYNAATNEFVDLLAAGIVDPAKVTRSALQNAASIAGMVLTTECIIVDKPEPKDGAPAGAGAGGGDFDY; from the coding sequence ATGGCAAAGCGCATTATCTACAACGAAAACGCCCGTCGTGCGTTGGAACGAGGCATTGACATCTTGGCTGAGGCCGTAGCTGTTACCCTCGGCCCCAAAGGTCGTAACGTAGTTCTAGAAAAGAAATTTGGCGCACCGCAAATCGTTAATGACGGTGTAACGATCGCTAAAGAAATCGAATTAGAAGACCATATTGAAAACACTGGCGTAGCTTTGATTCGTCAAGCTGCTTCTAAAACCAACGATGCTGCGGGCGACGGTACTACAACTGCTACCGTTTTAGCTCATGCGATCGTTAAAGAAGGCTTGCGGAACGTTGCAGCTGGTGCTAACGCAATTTCCCTGAAGCGTGGTATTGATAAAGCTACTGCCTTTTTGGTAGACAAAATCAAAGAACACGCCCGTCCAGTGGAAGATTCCAAAGCCATTGCCCAAGTTGGTGCGATCTCGGCTGGTAATGACGAAGAAGTCGGTCAAATGATTGCCCAAGCAATGGATAAGGTGGGCAAAGAAGGCGTAATTTCCCTAGAAGAAGGGAAATCTATGTTCACCGAATTGGAAATCACTGAAGGGATGCGCTTTGACAAAGGCTACATCTCTCCATATTTTGCTACCGACCCTGAACGGATGGAAGCAGTTTTTGATGAACCTTTCATCCTGCTGACCGATAAGAAAATTGCTTTGGTACAAGACCTTGTACCAGTGTTAGAGCAAGTAGCTCGTGCTGGTCGTCCTTTGGTGATTATCGCTGAAGATATTGAAAAAGAAGCTTTAGCAACCTTGGTAGTAAACCGTTTACGCGGTGTACTAAACGTGGCTGCTGTTAAGGCTCCTGGCTTTGGCGATCGCCGCAAAGCACTACTAGAAGACATCGCTGTTTTAACTGGTGGTCAACTAATCACCGAAGATGCTGGTCTGAAGCTAGATAACACCAAGCTGGATAGCCTGGGTAAAGCTCGCCGGATCACCATCACCAAGGACAGCACCACAATTGTTGCCGAAGGTAACGAAGCTGCTGTTAAGGCTCGTGTAGAACAGATTCGTCGTCAAATCGATGAAACCGAATCTTCTTACGACAAAGAGAAACTGCAAGAGCGTCTTGCTAAACTTTCTGGTGGTGTCGCTGTGGTGAAAGTGGGTGCAGCCACCGAAACCGAAATGAAAGACAAGAAATTGCGCCTAGAAGACGCTATCAACGCCACCAAAGCTGCTGTGGAAGAAGGTATTGTTCCTGGCGGTGGTACAACTCTGGCTCACCTTGCTCCTGAATTAGAAGTTTGGGCAAAGGAAAATCTGAAAGATGAAGAGTTGATTGGTGCTTTGATTGTCGTTCGCGCCTTACCTGCACCTCTGAAGCGGATTGCTGAAAATGCCGGTCAGAATGGTGCTGTAATCGCTGAACGCGTCAAAGAGAAAGAATTCAACGTTGGCTACAACGCTGCAACCAACGAATTTGTTGATTTGTTAGCTGCTGGTATTGTTGACCCTGCTAAAGTGACTCGTTCTGCTCTGCAAAACGCTGCTTCCATTGCTGGCATGGTGTTGACAACCGAATGTATTATAGTTGACAAGCCTGAACCTAAAGATGGCGCTCCTGCTGGCGCTGGTGCTGGCGGCGGAGACTTCGATTACTAA
- the groES gene encoding co-chaperone GroES: MAALSLSVSTVKPLSDRVFVKVNASEEKTAGGLYLPDTAKEKPQVGEVVALGPGKRNDDGSRQELEIKVGDKVLYSKYAGTDIKLGTEEYVLLSEKDILAVVI, translated from the coding sequence ATGGCAGCCTTATCTTTAAGCGTTTCTACTGTTAAACCTTTGAGCGATCGCGTTTTCGTAAAAGTGAACGCCTCAGAGGAAAAGACCGCAGGTGGTCTGTATTTGCCCGATACCGCCAAGGAAAAGCCCCAGGTAGGGGAAGTCGTTGCCCTTGGTCCTGGGAAGCGTAACGACGACGGTAGCCGTCAAGAATTGGAAATTAAAGTCGGCGATAAAGTGCTGTACTCCAAGTACGCTGGCACTGATATCAAGCTAGGCACCGAAGAATATGTACTGCTTTCTGAAAAAGACATTTTAGCAGTTGTTATCTAA
- a CDS encoding (2Fe-2S) ferredoxin domain-containing protein — MSNNTVIQPSHQIPKSTKSLEYKPLSNCVESLGLAKIQRHIFICADQTIANCRSKRASLESREYLKGRLKELKLDEPQQNYPLCVYGTKANCLRVCCSGLIMVVYPDGVWYRQAKLEVIERIVQEHLIGNKVVVRI, encoded by the coding sequence ATGAGTAACAATACAGTGATCCAGCCCAGCCACCAAATCCCCAAATCCACTAAATCTCTAGAATATAAGCCCCTGAGTAATTGTGTAGAAAGTTTAGGACTTGCAAAGATTCAGCGACACATTTTTATTTGCGCTGACCAGACAATTGCTAATTGCCGCTCAAAACGAGCTAGTCTGGAATCCAGGGAATACTTAAAAGGGCGACTTAAAGAGTTAAAACTTGATGAGCCGCAACAGAATTATCCCTTATGCGTCTATGGAACTAAAGCCAACTGCTTGCGTGTTTGTTGTTCTGGACTCATAATGGTGGTTTACCCTGATGGTGTCTGGTATCGCCAAGCAAAATTGGAAGTTATTGAGCGGATCGTTCAAGAACACTTAATAGGCAATAAGGTGGTAGTAAGAATATGA